One region of Vallitalea okinawensis genomic DNA includes:
- a CDS encoding MFS transporter, producing MNKKKLNKNLVLLLFGRVISDIGSSIQMLIMPLYIIDVGGSAATIGLFSFLSLMPILIVYPFAGVIGDRLNRKRIMVIADVVSAVVVLLLAYVSSIDQMSIALLLMIQVIVALMYGFFDPATKGMIPQLVPEDELNKTNSKVATLRILSGLVAPLIAVALYTSYGITLLFIINGISFLISGSSEMLIRYQHTKKVSIEGFKGILHDMTEGAKFIKHNAVIRRLSTYFLVIFAFIHPVFSIVLPLFFRTQLNYTDTQYGYIQVILFSGAMLGSILVGRLGKDIDLKKPMFMGIISMSVTMIVFGCIIIPSLVTSLGNSTLTYFILFSSVLFLLYTSIMFINIPVQTFIQKVTPNEYMSRVFSIVGLISKGGMPLGALIYGMVLDKVDIHITVIVVAIIIMIVSIRFIASFTTEQRLSEIKSNEEV from the coding sequence TTGAATAAGAAAAAATTGAATAAGAATTTAGTGCTCCTTTTATTTGGTAGGGTCATATCAGATATTGGATCAAGTATACAAATGTTGATTATGCCCCTCTACATCATTGATGTTGGTGGCTCAGCCGCAACTATTGGATTATTTTCGTTTCTCTCACTGATGCCCATTTTAATAGTATATCCATTTGCAGGTGTCATTGGAGATCGTCTCAATAGAAAACGCATTATGGTCATTGCAGATGTTGTAAGTGCAGTAGTTGTATTATTATTGGCCTATGTATCTTCGATTGATCAGATGAGTATAGCTCTTTTACTGATGATACAAGTTATTGTGGCATTGATGTATGGTTTCTTTGATCCTGCAACGAAGGGAATGATTCCACAACTTGTACCTGAAGATGAGCTGAATAAAACTAATTCAAAAGTCGCAACCTTACGGATTCTATCTGGTTTGGTTGCCCCACTTATTGCTGTCGCTCTTTATACCAGTTATGGTATTACTCTACTTTTTATCATAAACGGTATTTCATTCTTAATCTCTGGTAGTAGTGAAATGTTGATTAGATATCAGCATACCAAAAAGGTATCCATAGAAGGCTTTAAAGGTATATTGCATGATATGACTGAAGGTGCTAAGTTTATTAAGCATAACGCCGTCATTAGGCGATTAAGCACCTATTTCTTAGTTATATTTGCCTTCATACACCCTGTATTTAGTATTGTTCTTCCTTTATTCTTTAGAACACAGCTTAACTATACAGACACACAATACGGCTATATACAAGTCATTTTATTTTCTGGTGCCATGTTAGGAAGTATACTTGTTGGACGTTTGGGTAAAGACATTGATTTAAAAAAACCCATGTTTATGGGGATTATATCTATGTCAGTCACCATGATTGTTTTTGGATGCATCATCATTCCAAGCCTTGTCACATCCCTTGGCAATAGTACCTTAACTTATTTCATACTCTTTTCTTCAGTACTGTTTTTATTATATACATCCATCATGTTTATCAATATACCTGTACAGACATTTATTCAGAAAGTAACACCTAATGAATACATGTCTAGAGTATTTTCTATTGTTGGGCTTATCAGCAAAGGCGGAATGCCTCTTGGTGCTTTGATATATGGTATGGTACTGGATAAAGTAGATATACACATAACTGTTATTGTTGTTGCTATTATTATCATGATTGTTTCTATTAGATTTATTGCATCCTTTACTACAGAACAAAGATTATCTGAAATAAAAAGTAATGAGGAGGTTTAG
- the dnaN gene encoding DNA polymerase III subunit beta yields the protein MEFICNRDDLLNGLNVAQKAITKKSTLNILEGVYIQGNEEGITLLGNDLEMGCMYKIKGVVKRYGELCLHAKIFTDIVRKLRADEVHINVEGDRAFISSGNTNLQLQTMPAEQYPKLEYTLEDCLVTLEQAQLKRALKGSLFALGINEMRPVFTGVKFLLSDHLLTVLAMDGYKIAIRKENSDFEGEKEFIVPGRTLIELLKILEEEGDIQIYSTLKQVIFKTAKLTLTSRLLEVNSVDYKQFIFDDPLTKVTVAANDLVNLIETASAFILNGQNTNVPLVLEIKDQRIWVKCQSVFGNIEDYIGCKAYGQPLKIGFNYRYLLETIRACDTEFITLFFKDNRTHCMVTPMEGETYVYITAPVII from the coding sequence ATGGAGTTTATTTGTAATAGAGATGATCTATTAAATGGGTTGAATGTGGCACAAAAAGCCATTACAAAAAAATCCACATTGAATATTCTTGAAGGGGTTTATATTCAAGGAAATGAAGAAGGAATCACCCTTCTTGGCAACGATTTAGAAATGGGTTGTATGTACAAAATTAAAGGTGTAGTGAAGCGATATGGTGAACTGTGCCTACATGCAAAAATCTTTACAGATATTGTTAGAAAACTAAGAGCTGATGAAGTACATATCAATGTAGAAGGGGATAGGGCATTCATCAGCAGTGGTAACACCAATTTACAGCTACAAACCATGCCTGCGGAACAATACCCAAAGCTTGAATATACATTGGAAGATTGTTTAGTAACTTTAGAGCAAGCACAATTGAAAAGAGCATTAAAAGGATCGCTATTTGCACTAGGCATCAACGAAATGCGTCCAGTTTTCACAGGAGTTAAATTTTTATTAAGTGATCATCTATTAACCGTACTTGCTATGGATGGTTACAAGATTGCTATTCGTAAAGAGAATAGCGATTTTGAAGGAGAAAAAGAATTCATTGTACCTGGTCGAACCTTAATAGAATTATTGAAGATTCTTGAAGAAGAAGGAGATATCCAGATATACAGTACCCTTAAACAGGTCATCTTTAAAACAGCCAAGTTAACATTAACGTCAAGATTATTAGAAGTTAATTCTGTTGATTATAAGCAATTTATCTTTGATGATCCTCTCACAAAGGTTACAGTTGCAGCAAATGATTTAGTCAACTTAATCGAAACTGCTTCCGCATTTATATTGAATGGTCAAAACACTAATGTACCATTGGTCTTGGAGATAAAGGACCAACGGATATGGGTAAAATGTCAAAGTGTATTTGGTAATATAGAGGATTATATTGGATGTAAGGCTTATGGACAACCTTTGAAAATTGGGTTTAATTATCGCTACTTATTAGAGACCATTCGTGCCTGTGATACAGAGTTTATTACCCTTTTCTTTAAAGATAATCGAACTCATTGCATGGTTACACCAATGGAAGGTGAAACATATGTCTATATAACAGCACCAGTGATTATTTAA
- a CDS encoding cupin domain-containing protein, with protein sequence MATIFPEAILDLPKANIPLEGLTAYLSQGENHQILFMEFDEDVELVEHSHDSQYGIVLEGKIELTIDGVKNTYAKGDRYYIPKGVKHSGKIYAGYADITFFNEKDRYNKK encoded by the coding sequence ATGGCAACAATTTTTCCTGAAGCAATCTTAGATCTACCAAAGGCAAATATTCCACTGGAGGGGCTAACTGCCTACTTATCTCAAGGTGAAAATCATCAAATTCTCTTCATGGAGTTTGATGAAGATGTTGAGTTAGTTGAACATTCCCATGATAGTCAGTATGGCATCGTATTAGAAGGTAAAATAGAATTAACTATCGATGGGGTAAAGAATACTTACGCGAAAGGTGATCGCTACTATATCCCAAAAGGTGTAAAACATTCAGGGAAAATTTATGCTGGATATGCTGATATTACCTTCTTTAATGAAAAAGATAGATATAACAAGAAATAG
- a CDS encoding MerR family transcriptional regulator: protein MYTIGEFSKIGKVSTKMLRHYDKIGLLLPEKINDENGYRYYSHNQVKDIIMINKLKRYKFSLKEIGDLMVKKDNHILQHAMKQKLKEIQKEMLQYQLLAEQMVEEIDHLEQGGPMIMAREFKIMKQEQEDMILVTAREKISMDEIGRLMSQVMENVYRNQLEQAGPIITKYYDEDFDRNYTDIEVCVPVNKELEGITKRHQGKLCVYTEFVGPYSEISEAYAVIIDYMKENNLKTAAAPYEKYLKGPGSDVTPKDFVTEVYFPVSE, encoded by the coding sequence ATGTATACGATTGGTGAATTCTCCAAGATCGGAAAAGTATCAACAAAGATGCTAAGACACTATGATAAGATCGGTCTATTGTTGCCAGAGAAAATAAATGATGAAAATGGTTATCGCTACTATTCTCATAACCAAGTAAAAGATATCATTATGATTAACAAACTGAAAAGATATAAGTTTTCTCTAAAAGAAATCGGAGACTTAATGGTGAAGAAAGATAACCATATACTGCAACATGCCATGAAGCAAAAATTAAAAGAAATCCAAAAAGAGATGTTGCAATATCAATTGCTAGCGGAGCAAATGGTAGAAGAGATTGATCACTTAGAACAAGGAGGTCCAATGATTATGGCGAGAGAGTTTAAGATTATGAAACAAGAGCAAGAGGATATGATTCTAGTTACAGCTAGAGAAAAAATATCAATGGATGAGATTGGTCGTTTGATGAGTCAAGTGATGGAAAATGTCTATCGTAATCAATTAGAACAAGCAGGTCCTATTATAACAAAGTATTATGATGAAGATTTTGATAGAAACTATACAGATATAGAAGTCTGTGTACCTGTGAACAAAGAATTAGAAGGGATAACAAAAAGACATCAAGGTAAGTTGTGCGTCTATACAGAATTTGTTGGTCCTTACAGCGAGATATCAGAAGCCTATGCGGTGATTATAGACTATATGAAAGAAAATAACTTAAAGACAGCTGCAGCTCCATATGAGAAGTATTTAAAAGGACCGGGTAGTGATGTAACACCGAAAGATTTTGTAACAGAAGTTTATTTTCCAGTATCTGAATAA
- a CDS encoding alpha/beta fold hydrolase: MMEKIQRIRCSEVELEYLLTGQENGETLMLMHGAGANLRQFIPQHQYFSKNYRVLSVSLRGHGESSNPRICHASQYTLEKHRDDLLEVLHHLKIDSLHYVGNSAGGMIGFELIQAMPSLFKSLVTFGTAPELRFSKLTTYLIAKTDQMMLKINPTEYCRFISKYSSQYEAVRQELFAQFSMAIEAIPYIRRNLGNYTYLKTLENIQIPYLLIQGETDHDINKNLSSALNIIEKNENTSVIKLDKAGHIANLDQPESFNKIIETFINQ; this comes from the coding sequence ATGATGGAAAAAATTCAAAGAATCAGGTGTTCAGAAGTAGAATTGGAATATTTACTTACAGGCCAAGAAAATGGTGAAACGCTTATGCTTATGCATGGTGCAGGGGCAAATTTAAGACAATTTATACCTCAGCATCAATACTTCTCTAAGAATTATCGAGTCCTCTCTGTTTCTTTAAGGGGTCATGGTGAATCAAGCAATCCTAGAATTTGTCACGCCTCCCAATACACATTGGAAAAGCATCGTGACGATCTCTTAGAAGTACTTCACCATCTTAAAATTGACAGCCTCCACTATGTTGGCAACTCTGCTGGGGGTATGATTGGATTTGAGTTAATTCAAGCAATGCCTTCACTTTTTAAGAGTCTTGTTACTTTTGGAACCGCACCTGAATTAAGATTCTCAAAATTAACTACTTACTTAATTGCCAAAACAGATCAAATGATGCTCAAAATAAATCCTACTGAGTACTGTCGCTTCATAAGCAAATATAGTAGTCAATACGAAGCAGTACGTCAAGAATTATTTGCTCAATTTTCAATGGCTATTGAAGCAATCCCCTATATTCGAAGAAATCTTGGTAATTACACTTATTTAAAGACTTTGGAGAATATACAGATCCCCTATCTCTTGATACAAGGTGAAACAGATCATGATATAAACAAAAATTTATCTTCTGCATTAAATATCATTGAGAAAAATGAGAATACTTCTGTTATAAAACTAGATAAAGCAGGTCATATAGCTAATCTAGACCAACCTGAGTCTTTTAATAAAATTATAGAAACATTTATCAATCAATGA
- a CDS encoding vanadium-dependent haloperoxidase yields the protein MIAKSELKEKKESPSKKVEKKETECLNSTPPKCNPIGPLTPFQRRDEAYEIRENAAQYQRDLPLPNHPCNGDENLYSNKIGNFTKTLPHNELGEVDINAYNVYINALTTGNPDIFETIPLGGSRKLANPQASYAYDLMGPDSHHLTMMIPPTFNSAWRVGEMAEDYWSALTRDIAFTNYDTSCLTIQAAADLSKFSDFRGPKENGVVTTQTLFRGDTPGDLVGPYVSQLFYKDVTFGNKTLLQQYNSPVVGDDFMTSYDEWLSIQNGDEPSSSISFLSTPRYIRNGRDLGQWVHVDFTYQGMLTACLILLGFGPLALDQQNPYLNSRTQGGFVTFGAAFILDFVAKAARVALEAAWYQKFLVQRVLRPEAFGGCVQNNMTGATNYPINQELFDSSVLPKIFSKYGTYLLPMAYPEGSPTHPAYPAGHACVAGACATMLKAFFNEDFVIPDPVVASPDGLSLLPYSGQDLTIGGELNKMASNIAIGRDLAGVHWRSDSSEGLTLGETVAIQILQDYKDTYNEDFNGFTLTKFDGTTIVVG from the coding sequence ATGATTGCAAAGAGTGAATTGAAAGAAAAAAAAGAATCTCCTAGCAAGAAAGTTGAAAAAAAAGAAACTGAATGTTTAAATTCAACTCCACCAAAGTGCAATCCTATTGGACCATTAACTCCATTCCAGCGAAGGGACGAGGCTTATGAAATTCGTGAGAATGCAGCTCAGTATCAGAGAGATCTTCCTCTCCCTAACCATCCCTGTAATGGAGATGAAAACTTATATTCAAATAAAATTGGTAACTTCACTAAGACATTACCACATAACGAACTAGGAGAAGTAGACATCAATGCATATAATGTCTATATTAACGCTCTAACCACTGGTAACCCTGACATTTTTGAGACTATTCCATTAGGTGGTAGTCGGAAGCTAGCTAATCCTCAAGCATCCTACGCATATGATTTAATGGGACCTGATTCTCATCACTTAACTATGATGATACCTCCAACTTTTAACAGTGCTTGGCGAGTTGGTGAAATGGCAGAAGACTATTGGAGTGCCTTAACAAGGGATATAGCTTTTACTAATTATGATACAAGCTGTCTTACTATTCAAGCCGCAGCAGATCTTTCAAAGTTTTCTGATTTTAGAGGACCTAAAGAAAATGGAGTCGTCACTACACAGACTTTGTTTAGGGGAGATACTCCAGGTGATTTAGTAGGTCCATACGTATCACAATTGTTCTATAAAGACGTTACATTTGGAAATAAGACCCTCCTTCAACAGTATAACAGTCCTGTAGTAGGAGATGACTTTATGACATCTTATGATGAGTGGTTGAGTATTCAAAATGGGGACGAGCCAAGTTCATCCATAAGCTTTTTGTCAACGCCACGTTATATTCGTAATGGCAGAGATTTGGGACAATGGGTACATGTAGATTTCACTTATCAAGGTATGCTGACAGCTTGCTTGATTCTTTTAGGCTTTGGTCCATTAGCCTTAGATCAACAAAATCCTTATTTGAATTCTAGAACTCAAGGTGGCTTTGTCACTTTTGGAGCAGCCTTCATTTTGGATTTTGTAGCAAAAGCTGCGAGAGTAGCTCTGGAAGCTGCATGGTACCAAAAATTCTTAGTTCAGCGTGTACTTCGACCTGAAGCCTTTGGTGGATGTGTTCAAAACAATATGACTGGAGCAACGAACTATCCTATCAACCAAGAATTATTTGATTCAAGTGTTCTACCTAAGATTTTCAGTAAGTATGGTACTTATCTGTTACCCATGGCTTATCCAGAAGGTAGTCCTACTCATCCAGCTTATCCAGCTGGACATGCTTGTGTTGCAGGTGCTTGTGCCACAATGCTAAAAGCATTCTTCAATGAAGATTTCGTCATTCCAGATCCAGTGGTAGCTAGTCCAGATGGTCTATCCTTACTACCTTATTCTGGACAAGATTTAACCATTGGAGGAGAATTAAATAAAATGGCATCCAATATTGCTATTGGGCGAGATTTAGCAGGTGTCCATTGGCGTTCAGACTCCAGCGAAGGTTTAACATTAGGTGAAACTGTAGCTATTCAAATCTTACAAGACTACAAAGATACCTATAATGAAGACTTTAATGGTTTTACACTTACTAAATTTGATGGAACAACTATAGTAGTCGGCTAA
- a CDS encoding DUF2785 domain-containing protein, with protein sequence MKNMMEGFFITLVLVTFIVSLTSCGASVSQDVYGESSIDTTVKSVSEEETSGESSESEANSENGTNDKQKIDNYANREAKLKENLITIKQNSYAIDDDMDEDFIIAEMIEFIGSTDSELRDDLIYMTFRTWIESGKLETSKTKGILEALLSDERLKYHIGEAGTDSVFTRSFSVLIIYSVLFYDDFKEKILTDEEIMHTYDQLITYLDEEKDCRGFVEEKGWAHAMAHSGDTFSLLAKYEVLGEEELLNILHVIGSKIVTGEHEYVDGEELRLMAAVETVLRRELVDDASLEEWVKGMIDYPQTGNEDVDRITHSNVKEFLNYLKSSVKMTKRGSVMLPYLEEFLEEN encoded by the coding sequence ATGAAAAATATGATGGAAGGTTTCTTTATAACCCTTGTATTAGTCACTTTCATAGTATCTCTAACCAGTTGTGGTGCATCAGTATCACAGGATGTGTATGGTGAATCATCTATTGATACTACTGTGAAAAGTGTTAGTGAAGAAGAAACATCTGGAGAATCTTCAGAATCAGAAGCTAACAGTGAGAATGGTACTAATGATAAACAAAAAATTGATAACTATGCTAACCGAGAAGCTAAACTTAAGGAGAATCTGATTACTATCAAGCAAAACAGTTATGCTATCGACGATGATATGGATGAAGATTTTATCATTGCAGAAATGATAGAATTTATTGGATCCACTGACAGCGAATTAAGAGATGATTTAATCTATATGACATTTCGAACATGGATAGAATCAGGAAAATTAGAGACTTCCAAGACGAAAGGCATATTGGAAGCATTGTTATCTGATGAAAGATTGAAGTATCATATAGGGGAAGCTGGAACTGATAGTGTGTTTACTAGAAGTTTTTCTGTCCTAATCATCTATTCTGTCCTGTTCTACGATGATTTTAAAGAAAAGATTTTAACTGATGAAGAGATTATGCATACCTATGATCAGTTAATCACCTATTTGGATGAAGAAAAAGATTGTAGAGGATTTGTAGAGGAAAAGGGATGGGCACATGCCATGGCACACTCTGGGGATACATTTAGTCTATTAGCCAAATATGAGGTCCTTGGTGAAGAAGAATTACTCAATATCCTTCATGTCATAGGGAGTAAAATTGTTACTGGTGAACATGAATATGTTGATGGTGAAGAACTCAGGCTAATGGCAGCTGTAGAAACAGTTTTACGGAGAGAACTAGTAGATGATGCTAGTTTAGAGGAATGGGTGAAAGGTATGATTGATTATCCACAAACAGGTAATGAAGATGTGGATCGTATTACCCACTCTAATGTTAAAGAATTCTTGAACTATCTAAAGAGTTCGGTTAAAATGACAAAAAGAGGTTCAGTAATGCTACCTTATCTTGAAGAATTTTTAGAAGAAAATTAA
- a CDS encoding 4Fe-4S binding protein has protein sequence MNIEQVYAYADKIGVLVFSTIHGDEVHSRVAHFNGYDEEGIYFRTMKNKPFGRQLMATKKVTICGCTDTSIIGHEADGTPIFPPSYSFRLIGDVRMVTEEVIREKAKTNKDFLTAVNDMDKYPAMKEGNYVIYKAKGEIFDVDFDEKFRDHKLLRTRFSYGGVAYNQAGPRITDSCIACGKCKKVCTFKAIKKGSPYTVIPDRCDDCGSCILTCPVDAIQESIAF, from the coding sequence ATGAACATAGAACAAGTTTATGCATACGCAGATAAAATAGGTGTCTTAGTCTTTTCTACCATCCATGGTGATGAAGTTCATTCAAGAGTTGCTCACTTTAATGGATATGATGAAGAAGGCATATATTTTAGAACCATGAAGAATAAACCTTTTGGTAGACAACTTATGGCTACTAAAAAAGTTACTATATGTGGCTGTACAGATACCAGTATTATTGGTCATGAGGCTGATGGTACACCTATCTTCCCACCCAGTTATTCATTTCGTTTAATCGGTGACGTAAGAATGGTGACAGAGGAAGTAATAAGAGAAAAAGCTAAGACCAATAAAGACTTTTTAACTGCAGTCAATGATATGGATAAATATCCAGCTATGAAGGAAGGGAACTACGTCATTTATAAAGCTAAAGGCGAAATATTTGATGTAGATTTTGATGAAAAATTCAGAGATCATAAACTATTGCGAACAAGATTTTCATATGGTGGTGTAGCTTATAATCAAGCCGGTCCAAGAATAACTGATTCTTGCATTGCTTGTGGCAAATGCAAAAAAGTTTGTACTTTTAAGGCTATAAAAAAAGGTAGCCCTTATACGGTTATTCCAGATCGCTGCGATGATTGCGGCAGTTGCATACTTACTTGTCCAGTTGATGCTATTCAAGAGTCAATAGCCTTTTAA
- a CDS encoding TetR/AcrR family transcriptional regulator, producing MSYKTFEALPKPKKELILNVCIEEFAEYGYENASTNRIVKKINMSKGSLFKYFNTKEELYFYVLEHVVKSITSEMSQDMVELPKDIFDRVYKLAAIELNLYIKKPILYQLFKEAFNGKSEISQKLTEKYTVQAGSFFVNIFQDADFSQTKYDKEHVLKLLKWILIGYNEYFMEANSSHIGDIDQYKEDYLKELQMYMTMIKLGLDK from the coding sequence ATGAGCTATAAAACCTTCGAAGCATTACCAAAGCCAAAAAAAGAACTTATACTAAATGTCTGCATTGAAGAGTTTGCAGAATACGGGTATGAAAATGCTTCCACTAATAGAATAGTCAAAAAAATTAATATGTCAAAAGGTAGTCTATTTAAATATTTTAATACGAAAGAAGAACTGTATTTTTATGTGTTAGAACATGTCGTTAAAAGTATTACCTCGGAAATGTCACAAGATATGGTAGAGTTGCCAAAGGACATTTTTGATCGAGTTTATAAGCTTGCAGCAATAGAGCTTAATTTATATATAAAGAAACCTATACTCTATCAATTATTTAAAGAGGCCTTTAATGGGAAATCTGAAATATCTCAAAAACTGACAGAGAAATATACCGTTCAAGCAGGAAGTTTCTTTGTTAACATTTTTCAGGATGCAGATTTTAGCCAGACTAAGTATGATAAGGAACATGTCTTAAAGCTACTGAAGTGGATCTTAATTGGATATAACGAGTATTTTATGGAGGCAAACTCTAGTCATATTGGAGATATAGATCAATATAAAGAAGATTATTTGAAGGAATTACAGATGTACATGACAATGATTAAGTTAGGTCTAGATAAGTAG